One genomic segment of Burkholderia pyrrocinia includes these proteins:
- a CDS encoding NUDIX hydrolase, with amino-acid sequence MTFPCIAAARRFDPAAHLRFEIAGRAVGWVRRQDVAKLARWPDVFELTGERVVLSARYDSVDARSMALASAIGALAAEGAIPGWRDEIYAIRNRFDDPPLAYIERAASRFFGTQTYAVHLNGIVECKVAPGEPSAAAVPQMWLGRRSATKATDPGMLDNVVAGGIGWGLGVHETLAKECWEEAGIPVELAARAIAGRAVQVLCSLPEGTQSELIFVYDLPLPHDFAPRNQDGEVAEHLLADVSEVIGWLREGRATMDASLATLDTLLRHRWLTAEEAADAAGIDALFVPAA; translated from the coding sequence ATGACGTTTCCGTGCATCGCGGCCGCGCGGCGCTTCGATCCGGCCGCGCACCTGCGTTTCGAGATCGCCGGCCGGGCGGTCGGCTGGGTGCGCCGCCAGGACGTCGCGAAGCTTGCCCGCTGGCCCGACGTGTTCGAGCTGACCGGCGAGCGCGTCGTGCTGTCGGCGCGCTACGACTCGGTCGACGCGCGCAGCATGGCGCTGGCGAGCGCGATCGGCGCGCTCGCGGCCGAAGGCGCGATTCCCGGTTGGCGCGACGAGATCTATGCGATCCGCAACCGCTTCGACGATCCGCCGCTCGCGTACATCGAGCGCGCCGCGTCGCGCTTCTTCGGGACGCAGACTTACGCGGTGCATCTGAACGGCATCGTAGAATGCAAGGTTGCGCCGGGCGAGCCGTCCGCCGCGGCCGTGCCGCAGATGTGGCTCGGCCGCCGCAGCGCGACCAAGGCAACCGATCCCGGCATGCTCGACAACGTCGTCGCGGGCGGTATCGGCTGGGGCCTGGGCGTTCACGAGACGCTCGCGAAGGAATGCTGGGAAGAAGCCGGCATTCCGGTCGAACTGGCGGCGCGCGCGATCGCGGGCCGCGCGGTGCAGGTGCTGTGCTCGCTGCCGGAAGGCACGCAGTCCGAACTGATCTTCGTGTACGACCTGCCGTTGCCGCACGACTTCGCGCCGCGCAACCAGGACGGCGAAGTGGCCGAGCACCTGCTGGCCGATGTGTCCGAGGTGATCGGCTGGCTGCGCGAAGGCCGCGCAACGATGGATGCGAGCCTCGCGACGCTCGACACGCTGCTGCGCCACCGTTGGCTGACGGCGGAGGAGGCGGCCGATGCGGCTGGCATCGACGCGCTGTTCGTACCGGCCGCGTGA
- a CDS encoding AI-2E family transporter: MEKQQDSSRDAQSREPHLRSVRLTSDFSLPNLSALEIGSYLFAIVAMWLVIELKLLGGLLAGLLVYQLIHTIAPVIERHTTSMRARWVAVVLLAIVIVGGLTGLTIGIIEHFERTVPNLQSLLDQLMQIVEQTRARTPAWIANLLPVDVEQMKTKAAVLMHSHMDQLQQSGKSVARGFGHVLFGMIIGAMIAIGVEHGKVRRPLSTALVTRVSRFSDAFRRIVFAQIKISAINATFTGIYLLVALPIFHQRLPLSKTLVLVTFIVGLLPVIGNLISNTLIVAVSLSVGMGTAIASLAFLVIIHKLEYFLNAKIIGGQIESRAWELLLAMLIMEAAFGLPGVIAAPIFYAYLKRELYLLRLI, from the coding sequence ATGGAGAAGCAACAAGACTCGTCGCGCGATGCGCAGAGCCGCGAGCCGCACCTGCGCAGCGTGCGGCTGACGAGCGACTTCAGCCTGCCGAATCTGTCGGCACTCGAGATCGGCAGCTATCTCTTCGCGATCGTCGCAATGTGGCTCGTGATCGAGCTCAAGCTGCTCGGCGGGCTGCTGGCCGGCCTGCTCGTCTACCAGCTCATCCACACGATCGCGCCCGTGATCGAACGCCACACCACGAGCATGCGCGCGCGCTGGGTCGCCGTCGTGCTGCTGGCGATCGTGATCGTCGGCGGGCTCACGGGCCTGACGATCGGCATCATCGAACACTTCGAGCGCACCGTGCCGAACCTGCAGAGCCTGCTCGACCAGTTGATGCAGATCGTCGAGCAAACCCGCGCGCGCACGCCGGCATGGATCGCGAACCTGCTGCCCGTCGACGTCGAGCAGATGAAGACGAAGGCGGCCGTGCTGATGCACTCGCACATGGACCAGCTACAGCAGAGCGGCAAGAGCGTCGCGCGCGGCTTCGGCCACGTGCTGTTCGGGATGATCATCGGCGCGATGATCGCGATCGGCGTCGAGCACGGCAAGGTGCGCCGGCCGCTGTCGACCGCGCTCGTCACGCGCGTATCGCGCTTCTCCGACGCGTTCCGCCGGATCGTATTCGCGCAGATCAAGATCTCGGCGATCAACGCGACGTTCACGGGCATCTACCTGCTCGTCGCGCTGCCGATCTTCCACCAGCGGCTGCCGCTGTCGAAAACGCTCGTGCTCGTCACGTTCATCGTCGGCCTGCTGCCCGTGATCGGCAACCTGATCTCCAACACGCTGATCGTCGCCGTGTCGCTGTCGGTCGGCATGGGCACCGCGATCGCGTCGCTGGCGTTCCTCGTGATCATCCACAAGCTCGAATACTTCCTGAACGCGAAGATCATCGGCGGCCAGATCGAGTCGCGCGCGTGGGAGCTGCTGCTCGCGATGCTGATCATGGAGGCCGCGTTCGGGCTGCCGGGCGTGATCGCCGCGCCGATCTTCTATGCGTACCTGAAACGCGAGCTGTACCTGCTGCGGCTGATCTGA
- the purU gene encoding formyltetrahydrofolate deformylase has protein sequence MSTDHSFILKLSCPDRHGIVHAVSGFLFERSNNILDSAQFGDSRTSEFFMRVHFEQDGNGTDAGSALDTLRKEFAPLAEQFSMRWELHDAAVKPRVVIMVSKIGHCLNDLLFRYRTGQLPIEIPAIVSNHKEFYQLAASYNIPFHHFPLIGGSSDAAKAAQEARVLEVIDEHQADLVVLARYMQILSPNMCQQLAGRAINIHHSFLPSFKGAKPYYQAFDRGVKLIGATAHYVTTDLDEGPIIEQEVERVDHSMTPDQLTAIGRDVECVTLARAVKWHVEHRIVLNGTKTVVFR, from the coding sequence ATGTCGACCGATCACAGCTTTATCTTGAAACTGTCGTGCCCCGACCGGCACGGCATCGTCCACGCGGTCTCGGGCTTCCTGTTCGAGCGTAGCAACAACATCCTCGATTCGGCGCAGTTCGGCGACAGCCGTACCAGCGAATTCTTCATGCGCGTGCATTTCGAGCAGGACGGCAACGGCACGGATGCCGGGTCGGCGCTCGACACGCTTCGCAAGGAATTCGCACCGCTCGCGGAACAGTTCTCGATGCGCTGGGAGCTGCACGATGCGGCCGTGAAGCCGCGCGTCGTGATCATGGTGTCGAAGATCGGCCATTGCCTGAACGACCTGCTGTTCCGCTACCGCACCGGCCAGCTGCCGATCGAGATCCCGGCGATCGTGTCGAACCACAAGGAGTTCTACCAGCTCGCCGCGAGCTACAACATCCCGTTCCATCACTTCCCGCTGATCGGCGGTTCGTCCGATGCCGCGAAGGCCGCGCAGGAAGCGCGCGTGCTGGAAGTGATCGACGAGCACCAGGCCGATCTCGTCGTGCTCGCGCGCTACATGCAGATCCTGTCGCCGAACATGTGCCAGCAGCTCGCCGGGCGCGCGATCAACATCCACCATTCGTTCCTGCCGAGCTTCAAGGGCGCGAAGCCGTACTACCAGGCGTTCGACCGCGGCGTGAAGCTGATCGGCGCGACCGCGCACTACGTGACGACCGATCTCGACGAAGGCCCGATCATCGAGCAGGAAGTCGAGCGCGTCGACCACAGCATGACGCCCGACCAGCTGACGGCGATCGGCCGCGACGTCGAGTGCGTGACGCTCGCGCGCGCGGTGAAGTGGCATGTCGAGCACCGGATCGTGCTGAACGGGACGAAGACGGTCGTGTTTCGCTGA
- a CDS encoding adenine phosphoribosyltransferase, with translation MPHSSSGAPLDPVAFIHSQIRTVPDWPQPGVMFRDITTLLQSPKALRILVDLFVERYVDAKLDYVAGLDARGFIIAPIVAYELSVGFVPIRKVGKLPYKTRSESYDLEYGSATVEIHEDACRPGDRVIIMDDLIATGGTMMAGRNLLQRLGAVVVEGAAIIDLPDLGGSALLRNAGLPVYTVTEFAGH, from the coding sequence ATGCCGCATTCGTCGTCGGGCGCGCCGCTCGATCCGGTCGCCTTCATCCACAGCCAGATCCGCACGGTGCCCGACTGGCCGCAGCCGGGCGTGATGTTCCGCGACATCACGACGCTGCTGCAGAGCCCGAAGGCGCTGCGCATCCTCGTCGACCTGTTCGTCGAACGCTATGTCGACGCGAAGCTCGACTACGTCGCGGGCCTCGACGCGCGCGGCTTCATCATCGCGCCGATCGTCGCGTACGAGCTGAGCGTCGGCTTCGTGCCGATCCGCAAGGTCGGCAAGCTGCCGTACAAGACACGTTCGGAATCGTACGACCTCGAATACGGCAGCGCGACGGTCGAGATCCACGAGGACGCGTGCCGCCCCGGCGACCGCGTGATCATCATGGACGACCTGATCGCGACCGGCGGCACGATGATGGCGGGGCGCAACCTGCTGCAGCGGCTCGGCGCGGTGGTCGTCGAAGGCGCGGCGATCATCGACCTGCCCGATCTCGGCGGCTCGGCGCTGCTGCGCAACGCGGGACTGCCCGTCTATACCGTTACCGAATTCGCCGGCCACTGA
- a CDS encoding LysE family translocator, with product MPNFMLFLATSIAITFAPGPDNLQVLARGISQGRAAGFVAALGFSAGILFHTTLAALGVAALLRSSPVAFEILKLAGAAYLVWIGIKALRSQGLANAHERPPQPLGTIFRQSVIGNLMNPKVTLFFVVFLPQFVDPHGVQGVTLQMFELGALFMLQTAAIFSLFGVGAGVIGAWLKRRPKVGVWLDRLAGATFIALGIRVALKD from the coding sequence ATGCCCAACTTCATGCTGTTTCTCGCCACGTCGATCGCGATCACGTTCGCGCCGGGTCCCGACAACCTGCAGGTGCTCGCGCGCGGCATCTCGCAGGGCCGCGCGGCCGGGTTCGTCGCCGCGCTCGGCTTCAGCGCCGGGATCCTGTTCCACACGACGCTCGCGGCGCTCGGCGTCGCGGCCTTGCTGCGTTCGTCGCCGGTCGCGTTCGAGATCCTGAAGCTCGCGGGCGCCGCGTATCTCGTGTGGATCGGCATCAAGGCGCTGCGCAGCCAGGGCCTCGCGAATGCGCATGAGCGCCCGCCGCAGCCGCTCGGCACGATTTTCCGGCAGAGCGTGATCGGCAACCTGATGAATCCGAAGGTCACGCTGTTCTTCGTCGTGTTCCTGCCGCAGTTCGTCGATCCGCACGGCGTGCAGGGCGTGACGCTGCAGATGTTCGAACTCGGCGCGCTGTTCATGCTGCAGACGGCCGCGATCTTCTCGCTGTTCGGCGTCGGCGCGGGCGTGATCGGCGCATGGCTGAAGCGCCGCCCGAAGGTCGGCGTGTGGCTCGACCGGCTGGCCGGCGCGACGTTCATCGCGCTCGGCATCCGCGTCGCGCTGAAGGACTGA